The following DNA comes from Henckelia pumila isolate YLH828 unplaced genomic scaffold, ASM3356847v2 CTG_461:::fragment_3, whole genome shotgun sequence.
GCTCGTTCTCTAAATCTTCAGGCAAGGCACAAGTATCGATGAGAGCTCTCAATGCACAAAAAGTTAAAGCCAGATTATCCAATCTTCCGGAGAATATGAACTCATTATTAGCACCTCCAAGGCAGCTAGGTTGGGTATCACAGATATTTAACTCAATACTGGCAATATCTCGAACGTGACAGCCCAGCTCATCTGACAAGATCTAAAAAGTGAAATACATGGAATATGATACCATGAAATGAACAAGTCTTTAACATATAATAATCATGAATTGTTACATTTGTGGAAACATCCTAGGCAGTCAACTATGGTTACAAGATGTAGTGTCCAATTATGTTGTCACAAAGGAATTTGATTAGTCTCCTTGGAGAAAGATGCATATATCCAAAAATATGTTGGTATGCACCTATATAATTGATTTCGTTTCTCCTACTAACATCCACGTTGTCAGTAGCAAGATTTAGAGCACACAAAATGCACAGGATTCTTCCACTGTTAAAGCAACAAGACACTCATGCTCTAGGGAACAAAACAATTTCTTATTAAATGTCTTTACTTCTTTTCTATGATGAGATGGGATATCTGAAGCATATAAGAATGACTGCAATAAGAATGCAATTTTAACTACTAGGAACACCCTACATGTCGAAACAACCATGGTGTTTTCTTGGACATTACAGTGCACAAAGTTCAAAAAGGTTTTAGAAAGCCAGAGCTGTAGCTTTCTTTGTTGCAACAGTGATAAACATTTTGCTTGTTTTCCCAACACTCAATTAAACCAAAACGCAACTACGCTGAAAACCATCCCAATCTACTTAACCAGTACACTACAGAGGAATCAGATATATGCCTGTATGAGCAGTTGGTGATGAGCATCTTCTGACGGCAATGCACTACTTTTCTCATTAACATCAGGAGATGGATTGTCAGTTTCTGTAGCCAACAGTGGAATGAGGTGAGTCTCAAGGTTCGGCTTAAAACCATCTGTATTTACGTCCCTGACAACCGAAAGGCAAGCATAAAAACCAATTAATACAGTAATATCACCAATTGATTGAGAAAACCTAATCTCCGTATTTTTTGCCATCACAATGATAAATAGCCATAACTTACATAAACTGAAAAGGATATCCTATGCTGGATGCTCAAGATTCAAGAgtttaaagaaattttaaaaaatcaaaccaCATAATATCATGTGCCATAAATTGcaccaattattattatttttgatttttttttttaaaaaaaaaaaaacaatgaagCCTTCATGAGAAGAATAGCCAGGCATTGCCTCCCCaaaattcattaaaaattaCTTCTCCAGTGCCATTGAGGCACACAAACAAACCTAGATGATAGATTGATAACAAATGCTCATTAATGTGATTGTAGATTTGACATTTTAAAGGATACACATGCATGATGTTTTCTAACATGACAAATGTCATTTAATAAATATGAGAGGTCAGCAGATCTTTGTCTTAATATCAAGAAtcacagaaacttcatcaagaCGGCAAAAAACTCTAAGAAAGGAGTTCCAAGACGTACCTATTTAGATGAATGGCAAGTGTTGGAACTCGCAATAAAGGCCTCTTTATCTTGACAAGCTTGTGTGAAAAAGAACCATCATGATCTCTAACAATAACCCTTCCAGCTAGGCTTAGGTCTCTGTCAAACCAAGTGTGCCACAAACCACCACCATAAGTTTGCACATTGACCATAAGATAGCCGGATTTAGATGACGCAGACTTTGGCTTCAGCTTGAGGCATGGGCTATCTGTATGTGCAGCAATCACATGAAAACCATTACCAACTGAAAACCTGCAAGACTAATTTATGAGTTCATTAATTAATATCATGGAAAACTCAAATCCATATTTAATTTCTTTGTTCAAAGACATGAAATGAAATCAGGAATAAATTGTCGATAGGACAATAATTTGTCAGATCAATAAAGAAAAACTGAGGAACTAGATTTGGAGAAGCTATAAGtaatcaagaaaataaattCTGCAGCCAATAATGACAAGAAGTACTTTTCTACGAATAGTTAAGTGATCACTCAACTTAGGATGCACTTTACTCACTTTTTCCCAATGGCAAAGGCAACTAAAGAAGACATGTTCCGTGTAAAAAAATAGCGACCACCAGGCTTTAATTCCCATTCTTCATTTTCATCCAGTGGACAGAATCCTGCTGCTACTAGCTGTTGTTTTGCTTCAGCTAAACATCATATAAAATGTACCAATGAATTGTATATCCCCAAAGAAATAGAGAAGAAAGATTCTGTCATCGTTTTCTTTCTACTAAGCATGCCAGACTATCGAGAAACAAAACATTGTTAGTTTCTTTCCCCGAGACATATCAAAATACCTATTGGAATACAATTTAAAATTACTTGCATGGAAATTATCAGGACCATCCGATATACGATGGTAGAGTAGATCCTACCTATACAGGCAGTGCAGTGATCCATTCAATACATGCCAAGGGTGCgtgttttttcattttttaagaAAGTTGTTTATTTTTAGACATTTTTTAAATCCTAATCAATACACGTCATATTTTGGATGGATCACTGCACTACCTGTAAGGGTGGGATGAAATAAACCCCGATATAGATATAAGGATCACGTCACAAGCTAGCAAATCATAATAGAATGATTTCagaaactttttaaaaagcCAAATCATGTTGAGACAACAGTTGACAAAAAAAGGCTTTGCAGATGAATTGGCACCAATTCCAGTCCATTGTTCTGAAATTCTCATAGCCTTCAAACATATCTACTTGTGAATTTAGTTCATGGATTTGCATTGCCACTGCAAAATTGGAACAGGATACCTGTCATGGAACGAATGGTTTTGAGCATTACTGATGAGAAGGACTTTATCTTTGATTTGGAACAAGTGTTGCTCAGCTTTGTTCCCGAGTAAAGATTAATCATTGGGTGATAACAACATTAGATTTCATACGAGATGGATAGGGTCAAAAGAAGAAAGGAATGGACGAGTCTCACACTTTGGTCGTGCATGAACTGAACATACCAGTAGCATGAAACTGAGTCCATGACTCATTGAGGTAGTCCAGTAGATCCCCAACTATAGATTGGCTCGGTTCGGAAGCTGAAGTACTGGTctgtagtagaaaaaaaaaaaaaaaaaaagccacaCAACAAAAACGTCATAAAATCGAAAATGATAGCAAAAGGAGACGAGAACGCAGATGCAGATACCTCCAATGTAGAGCGAATTGTTGTGGAGGAGAACTTTCGGAGATGAGAGTTTCCACATCGGAGATTGGTGTTATCGCCGGTGGCGGCGGGGAAGAAGGGTGAAGCAGCACGGTGGAGCATAGATAGCATCGCGGAGGGCTTGAAGAAGGCCGATGGGTGGAGAACATGGAAGCGAGCTACGGCTGCCATTTCACCCACTGTAATGCAACGCCAATGTCTCTCTTGAAAAAATGAAAtccttttttgtttatttataatatatatataatgtcatGGTTACAGAGGCATCCAATTAATATAATGtatgatattaaaattttgtgctCCGAAAATACATGTGGTTACAGAACGCAAGTTAGATATATAATAGTTACAGAACGCATGTGTATAATGtatgatattaaaattttgtgctCCGAAAATACATGTGGTTACAGAACGCAAGTTAGATATATAATAGTTACAGAACGCATGTGTAATATAATGtatgatattaaaattttgtgtttCAAAAATGCATGTGTGAGCAGTtagatttttaattgaaaaGAAAATAAGAGAAACTACTTCGAAAATTTGGCTGCAATTGAGGGGCAAGATTGAAAGGAAAAATTTGAGCAGTTCCAATGCCGGGTTttagttatttttgtttttttatttttcgtacCACTAAAACATGGTATCGAGTTTTAGTAGTCGGGCACAAAGTGTACATCATTTGTTGAACAACTaaaaatttcatatatatatatatatgttgtttcATATGTCTCTTGAAACATAGTTTCAAAATGAAATTGATATTTAGAACACTTAATAATTtcttaaaatataatttcaaaacgatttgatgaaattttattttatttattaacaaacacgttaataaaatttcaatttcattGATCTGAGtccaaatataaatctgattcCAATGGGAGAAAACTGGAGCCCATTTGAAGCCCAATAAGGCTATAGTCTGTGGGCCTGTTGGACTTGAAGGGgaacaaattaaatattttttatttaaaaaaaaaaaagattcgaGAGAAAAGAGGAGTGGAAGGGACGTAGGAGTTTAGGCGGGAGAGCTCTTCAGTTCGCCACTGAATCTGCTTCGTAAGCTAGGTTTTTTTCTACTTTTATCTGATTTTCTCtgtgttttatttctgaaaacCGCATTCCTTAGTGTGCCACGGCTGAGGATCGCCGGAGGTTTGCGGCGATGGTCGGAGACGAGCGAAATGACGGCGTAATGGCTGTATCGGAGCAACCGTCGCCGACGTTGGACGTCGAGATGGAGAGGAAAAAGCTTCGTCAGCGCTGGGAGTTAGCATCGGTTCTCAACTTTCTCAAAGTAGTAAAactcctttttttaaaaaacttttttGAAATGATTTTATGGTGATTGTTTGTATTTTTTTCCTTTCCATTTCcatttccttttccttttccttttcctcttcctttcatttatttattgtttttggaTTTTGGTATTGCGGTATTTGCACAACGTCCAGGTTTTTAAGCCAGTTATTGTCAATGATCTTAAGATATCTGCTGAAGATATAGAAACCGCGCTTATCACACAGAATGAAACGCTTGCCCAGCTTCATGTGATGCTGTTGAAGGTTTTGTTCGAATCTTCATTGCTGCTtctttcatattttttattttattattataaaaagatTTTCCATAAAGTATGTTTTCGGTTGTCTCGTAATGTAGAGAAAGGCTGcttttttaagaaattttcaTGACTCTGCCACCATAGGCTTGTCCAAATATCTCAGTCAGTTTGAACATTTTCTTTTAATCAGGTGATTGATTATCCTGATATTGTATGCGTTGTGAGTACGTGGATATTGGTTAAATATTAAGAATGAAAAGATTACAGTGTCAGTGACGTTGACAATCTAATGCTGTTGAGCAAATTTACAGAGGATAGCCTGTTGGAATTCAATTTTTGAGAAAGTATGTTTGTTGAAAGACCGggatatattttttaaagaacACTCTGGAATTGTTTGTTTTTCCTTCGATTTGCTTTCGTAAAGTTTGATTGGCATTGTGGAACATTGTGTTATTGGTTTCGTGTTCTTTCTAGTTCCGCAAGTAGATGTTGATGCAAAATTTTACTTTTCAGGGAATTCCGCCACTGTCCAAGGGACTAAACAGCACTGATGTGTGGATGACTGCTCTCTGTAAGAAACTGGAAGCGTGGTGGCCTTGGGTAGGTCAAACTTGGGATTTCAAGAGATTTTTCTGTACATTGTCCTTAAGAGATCCTATAGCCTTTTCTCTAGCATTTTGTTGCAGGTTGCTGAAGGGGATTTTCCTTTACGCGGAGCCAATGGGTATTATCTCTTGCTTGTCAATTTTAATGTCAATTCTGCATTATCTGTAACTTAGCAATCCTTAACTCTTTTTCCCATTCTATCTCTTCCATCCAATCCATGTTCAGGAATGCCATATCCATCTATAAGGAACTTGATCCAACAACTCGACTACTTCTTCTTAAAGCTATTTGTGAAGTTCGAGCTGATGTATggatcactttttttttttttcctgaacGCATTCTTTTGCTCCTTGTATTCTCAAAGAAATTCCTAAGTGGATCCTTTTTCATATAGTGATACTTGTAGGGTTGTTTGGTTTTGTTCTATGAGTTATGGGGAAAGAGTTCTTTGGGAAATgccttgaaaaatattttggggAAATAAATTGTATGTTTGATTTGGTTTTGAAGAAATAGAATTATTACTGCACATGTAAAATCGTAtcagaaatttaaataattataaaagaaTATAAGATTgtattttgatttaaatataatactacaacaataaatatttttttagaattgatgaAAAGTTGAGTTAAAAATAATCATTATCTGTTTTTTATCTGGATTATCTTGGAGATTCTAAAAggatgaaaaatatatattggggaaataaatgaaaatgaatttgagtgtttgttttgttttgagaGAAGGAAAGTCCTTCCTCAAAAACTAGAACAAACCAGGCGATTGATTTTTATGATGATTCCACTCGTGAATCTTTATAAGTTCTTTTGATCTCATATAATCTCATGGTT
Coding sequences within:
- the LOC140872347 gene encoding probable aspartyl aminopeptidase isoform X1; protein product: MAAVARFHVLHPSAFFKPSAMLSMLHRAASPFFPAATGDNTNLRCGNSHLRKFSSTTIRSTLETSTSASEPSQSIVGDLLDYLNESWTQFHATAEAKQQLVAAGFCPLDENEEWELKPGGRYFFTRNMSSLVAFAIGKKFSVGNGFHVIAAHTDSPCLKLKPKSASSKSGYLMVNVQTYGGGLWHTWFDRDLSLAGRVIVRDHDGSFSHKLVKIKRPLLRVPTLAIHLNRDVNTDGFKPNLETHLIPLLATETDNPSPDVNEKSSALPSEDAHHQLLIQILSDELGCHVRDIASIELNICDTQPSCLGGANNEFIFSGRLDNLALTFCALRALIDTCALPEDLENEHKIRMVALFDNEEVGSDSYQGAGAPTMFEAMRRISANLGQQTVGECSFARAIRNSFLVSADMAHGVHPNFMDKHEENHRPVLQKGLVIKHNANQRYATSGITGFLFREVAKIHNLPVQEFVVRNDVGCGSTIGPILASGVGIRTVDCGIAQLSMHSVREICGKEDVDIAYKHFKAFYRTFSSIDKKLKVDF
- the LOC140872347 gene encoding probable aspartyl aminopeptidase isoform X2 yields the protein MAAVARFHVLHPSAFFKPSAMLSMLHRAASPFFPAATGDNTNLRCGNSHLRKFSSTTIRSTLETSTSASEPSQSIVGDLLDYLNESWTQFHATDSPCLKLKPKSASSKSGYLMVNVQTYGGGLWHTWFDRDLSLAGRVIVRDHDGSFSHKLVKIKRPLLRVPTLAIHLNRDVNTDGFKPNLETHLIPLLATETDNPSPDVNEKSSALPSEDAHHQLLIQILSDELGCHVRDIASIELNICDTQPSCLGGANNEFIFSGRLDNLALTFCALRALIDTCALPEDLENEHKIRMVALFDNEEVGSDSYQGAGAPTMFEAMRRISANLGQQTVGECSFARAIRNSFLVSADMAHGVHPNFMDKHEENHRPVLQKGLVIKHNANQRYATSGITGFLFREVAKIHNLPVQEFVVRNDVGCGSTIGPILASGVGIRTVDCGIAQLSMHSVREICGKEDVDIAYKHFKAFYRTFSSIDKKLKVDF